Proteins encoded within one genomic window of Camelina sativa cultivar DH55 chromosome 19, Cs, whole genome shotgun sequence:
- the LOC104767043 gene encoding ankyrin repeat domain-containing protein 2B: MASSSEKSTLLPSDEKNDTKEESKSTKPESGSGASPSPSPPSTDPAHDFSAFDFSGMAGILNDPSIKELAEQIAQDPSFNQLAEQLQRSVPTASHEGGLPNFDPEQYMKTMQQVMENPEFRTMAERLGNALVQDPQMSPFLEALGNPAATEQFAERMAQLKDDPELKPILAEIDAGGPSAMMKYWNDKDVLAKLGEAMGIAVGGDQSVAPEPEEAEEGEEEESIVHQTASLGDVEGLKAALASGGNKDEEDSEGRTALHFACGYGEMKCAQVLLDAGANVNAVDKNKNTPLHYAAGYGRKECVSLLLENGAAVTLQNMDSKTPIDVAKLNNQLDVVKLLEKDAFL; the protein is encoded by the exons ATGGCTTCAAGTTCAGAGAAATCAACTCTTCTTCCTTCAg ATGAGAAAAACGATACCAAGGAAGAGAGTAAGAGTACTAAACCAGAATCAGGCTCAGGAGCTTCACCCTCACCTTCACCTCCCTCAACTGATCCTGCCCATGATTTCAGTGCTTTTGATTTCTCAGGCATGGCTGGTATTCTCAAT GATCCAAGTATCAAGGAACTAGCTGAGCAAATAGCTCAAGATCCTTCGTTTAACCAGTTAGCTGAGCAGCTTCAGAGATCTGTTCCAACCGCTTCGCATGAAGGAGGTTTACCTAACTTTGATCCAGAACAGTATATGAAAACCATGCAACAGGTTATGGAGAATCCTGAGTTTAGGACAATGGCTGAGCGTCTTGGTAACGCTTTGGTGCAG GATCCACAAATGTCTCCCTTTTTGGAGGCTCTAGGTAACCCTGCAGCAACAGAGCAGTTTGCAGAGCGTATGGCGCAATTGAAAGACGATCCGGAGTTGAAACCTATACTAGCTGAGATTGATGCTGGTGGTCCTTCTGCTATGATGAa GTACTGGAATGATAAAGATGTGTTGGCAAAGCTGGGTGAAGCAATGGGTATAGCTGTTGGAGGAGACCAGAGTGTTGCTCCTGAACCTGAGGAGGCTGAAGAaggggaagaggaagagtctATTGTTCACCAAACTGCTAGTCTCGGTGATGTGGAG GGCTTGAAAGCTGCATTGGCATCTGGTGgtaacaaagatgaagaagactctgAGGGGAGGACAGCATTGCATTTTGCATGTGGATATGGCGAG ATGAAATGTGCTCAAGTCCTTCTGGATGCTGGAGCAAATGTGAATGCGgttgacaaaaacaagaacacaccATTGCATTATGCTGCTGGTTATGGGAGGAAAGAGTGTGTAAGCCTTCTCCTAGAGAATGGTGCTGCAGT TACTCTGCAAAACATGGACAGTAAAACTCCCATTGATGTGGCCAAGCTTAACAATCAGCTCGATGTGGTGAAACTACTTGAGAAAGATGCTTTCCTCTGA
- the LOC104767044 gene encoding AT-rich interactive domain-containing protein 3-like: MESTIENLTGIESTTMENLTELESKRVEVGADKEIESGEQRQDDVKETENENPGEEAPCPMVTGIGTSLASNEVTSILETETNDDDPPRVPSPSVALETDEGFSNLTVEDTPEENIDPILKEDEDAGKVEKDDATVHEETAEIPDSTLLEEDTGSLHQHDDIVMEEEKAAEEDDLIASGDHEEFAVNPDNKHSEEEGSLQKNTVMEQEKAAEEHEIISSGDHNEFPANPDAKVVEENNESMDEGEANNVNLAGDGSGPVDHDQGTTRELHEVVEVPGSETISKLEDTPELDKGPEVPGSEASMNVEKEPDMPATENLTDNDKNSDVLAVRVSEDSDKGILPATQTSSDHDEGMTIADAEATEEMELDLPDSKLAADATVDSTNNKDVNVEANTEKQDNSRELVINDADNVSAPVRRGPGPRVASSNIKSEARGSGDLNNGVHKIVRTPSGFDGTMRPKRSFLLDDRSDGNESGTEEDQSDFMKELDSFFKERNMDFKPPKFYGEGLNCLKLWRAVTRLGGYDKVTGSKLWRQVGESFRPPKTCTTVSWTFRGFYEKALLEYERHKVSGGELQIPLPMEPEPMNIDNHAAGSGRARRDSAARAMQGWHSQRLNGNGEVSDPAAIKDKNLVLHQKREKQIGTSPGLLKRKRPAEYGAKNANQVSKPMLDVTVVDVGPPADWVKINVLRTQDCFEVYALVPGLGREEVRVQSDPAGRLVISGEPENPMNPWGATPFKKVVSLPTRIDPHHTSAVVTLNGQLFVRVPLEQLD; encoded by the exons ATGGAATCAACAATAGAGAATCTAACGGGAATAGAATCTACTACAATGGAGAATTTAACGGAGTTGGAGAGTAAGAGAGTTGAAGTGGGCGCTGACAAGGAAATTGAAAGTGGAGAGCAAAGGCAGGATGATGTAAAGGAAACGGAGAATGAGAATCCAGGAGAGGAAGCTCCATGTCCCATGGTTACTGGAATAGGTACTTCACTTGCTTCGAACGAGGTGACTTCTATCCTTGAGACGGAGACCAATGATGATGATCCGCCTCGAGTTCCATCTCCGTCAGTAGCTTTAGAAACTGACGAAGGGTTCAGCAACCTTACTGTTGAAGACACTCCAGAAGAGAACATAGACCCTATCTtgaaagaagacgaagatgctGGCAAGGTTGAGAAAGATGATGCAACAGTCCATGAAGAAACGGCCGAAATACCTGACTCCACACTGTTGGAGGAGGACACAGGATCACTGCATCAGCATGATGATATTGTGATGGAGGAGGAAAAAGCTGCAGAAGAAGATGACTTGATAGCCTCAGGAGACCATGAAGAATTTGCAGTCAATCCTGATAACAAACAttcggaagaagaaggatcACTGCAGAAGAACACAGTAATGGAGCAGGAAAAAGCTGCAGAAGAACATGAGATCATATCCTCAGGAGACCATAACGAATTTCCAGCCAATCCTGATGCCAAAGTTGTTGAGGAGAACAATGAAAGTATGGATGAGGGTGAGGCTAACAATGTGAATTTGGCTGGCGATGGAAGTGGACCAGTCGATCATGATCAGGGGACCACAAGAGAGCTTCACGAAGTGGTAGAGGTGCCTGGTTCTGAGACCATATCTAAACTGGAGGATACACCGGAGCTTGACAAAGGGCCAGAGGTGCCTGGTTCAGAAGCCTCAATGAACGTGGAAAAAGAACCGGACATGCCTGCCACTGAAAATTTGACAGACAATGACAAAAACTCTGATGTGTTGGCAGTTAGAGTCTCAGAAGACAGTGACAAAGGGATCTTGCCCGCTACCCAAACTTCCTCTGATCATGATGAAGGAATGACTATAGCTGACGCTGAAGCTACAGAAGAGATGGAACTTGATCTACCAGATTCTAAATTGGCTGCTGATGCTACTGTTGACTCTACTAATAACAAGGATGTCAATGTTGAGGCTAATACAGAAAAGCAAGATAATTCTAGAGAACTTGTGATAAATGATGCAGATAATGTAAGTGCACCAGTGAGACGTGGACCCGGTCCTCGTGTTGCATCTTCCAATATAAAGTCTGAAGCGCGGGGTAGTGGAGATTTGAATAACGGAGTCCATAAAATAGTTCGGACACCATCTGGCTTTGATGGGACCATGCGTCCAAAGCGCTCTTTCCTCTTGGATGATAGGTCTGACGGTAATGAATCTGGAACAGAAGAGGATCAGTCTGATTTTATGAAAGAATTGGATAgtttttttaaagagagaaaCATGGATTTCAAACCCCCAAAATTTTATGGGGAGGGACTAAACTGCCTTAA GTTGTGGAGAGCTGTAACTAGATTGGGCGGGTATGACAAG GTTACTGGAAGCAAACTATGGCGGCAAGTGGGAGAATCTTTCAGGCCCCCAAA GACATGTACAACAGTATCATGGACTTTCCGAGGTTTCTACGAGAAG GCTCTTCTTGAATATGAGCGGCATAAAGTTAGTGGAGGTGAACTTCAGATACCCCTTCCGATGGAACCAGAACCAATGAATATTGATAATCAT GCGGCTGGATCAGGTAGAGCAAGGAGAGATTCAGCAGCACGTGCTATGCAAGGTTGGCATTCACAGCGTCTTAATGGTAACGGTGAAGTTAGTGACCCTGCTGCAATCAAG GATAAGAACTTAGTTCTTCATCAGAAGCGTGAGAAACAGATTGGCACCTCCCCTG GTTTGCTGAAACGCAAGAGGCCTGCTGAATATGGTGCAAAAAATGCCAACCAAGTTTCTAAACCTAT GTTGGATGTTACAGTTGTTGATGTTGGACCACCAGCTGACTGGGTCAAGATTAACGTGCTGAGGACG CAAGATTGCTTTGAGGTCTATGCATTAGTCCCAGGACTAGGCCGTGAAGAG GTCCGAGTCCAATCAGATCCGGCTGGGCGGTTGGTGATAAGTGGCGAACCCGAGAACCCTATGAATCCCTGGGGAGCGACTCCTTTCAAAAAG
- the LOC104767042 gene encoding AP-1 complex subunit sigma-1, with protein MIHFVLLVSRQGKVRLTKWYSPYTQKERSKVIRELSGVILNRGPKLCNFIEWRGYKVVYKRYASLYFCMCIDEADNELEVLEIIHHYVEILDRYFGSVCELDLIFNFHKAYYILDELLIAGELQESSKKTVARIISAQDQLVEAAKEEASSISNIIAQATK; from the exons ATG ATACATTTTGTGCTTCTAGTTAGTCGGCAAGGAAAAGTAAGGCTCACCAAATGGTATTCGCCTTATACTCAGAAGGAAAGATCTAAG GTCATACGCGAACTCAGCGGTGTGATTTTGAACCGAGGTCCCAAACTCTGCAATTTCATCGAATGGAGAGGATACAAGGTTGTCtacaaaag ATATGCAAGTTTGTACTTCTGCATGTGTATTGATGAGGCGGATAACGAGTTAGAGGTACTGGAGATAATTCATCACTACGTCGAGATTCTTGACCGTTACTTTGGCAGT GTGTGTGAACtcgatttgatttttaacttcCACAAG GCGTATTATATACTGGATGAGCTGTTGATCGCCGGTGAACTTCAAGAGTCGAGCAAGAAGACAGTTGCAAGGATAATTTCAGCCCAG GATCAATTGGTGGAAGCTGCGAAAGAGGAggcaagttccataagcaataTTATTGCTCAGGCTACCAAGTAG